One genomic segment of Cellulophaga sp. HaHaR_3_176 includes these proteins:
- a CDS encoding SDR family oxidoreductase, with protein MKSKVVLITGGSSGIGKSIGVYLKSKGYIVYGTTRSLAKYPNFKEFNLLELDVRKPDTINLAISNLIEKEGRVDVLINNAGVGITGPIEETPDQEIANAFETNLYGPIRVIKAVLPTMRKQKSGLVINITSIAGFMGLPYRGIYSATKGSLELITEAMRMEVKDFGVSMTNVAPGDFATNIASGRYHVPVLNDSPYKKPYGDTLKAINDDVDSGGNPINVAHLIFKIINTKKPKIHYKVGDFMQKFSLILKNILPDKVYEKLLLNHYKL; from the coding sequence ATGAAAAGTAAAGTAGTTTTAATTACAGGCGGATCTTCTGGTATAGGAAAATCTATAGGTGTATACTTAAAATCGAAAGGTTATATTGTATATGGTACAACCAGAAGCTTAGCTAAATACCCAAATTTTAAGGAGTTTAATTTGTTAGAGTTAGATGTTCGTAAACCGGATACTATTAATTTGGCTATTTCCAATTTAATAGAAAAAGAAGGTAGGGTAGATGTATTGATAAATAATGCAGGTGTTGGTATTACAGGACCTATAGAAGAAACACCCGATCAAGAAATAGCAAATGCTTTCGAAACTAATTTATATGGGCCAATACGAGTCATAAAAGCAGTACTACCGACTATGAGGAAACAAAAGTCAGGACTTGTTATAAATATAACATCTATAGCTGGTTTTATGGGATTACCTTATAGAGGAATTTATTCTGCAACAAAAGGTTCGTTAGAATTAATTACAGAAGCTATGCGAATGGAGGTTAAAGATTTTGGTGTAAGCATGACAAATGTAGCACCAGGAGATTTTGCAACAAATATAGCTTCTGGTAGATACCATGTTCCTGTTCTTAACGATTCTCCTTATAAAAAGCCATATGGCGACACATTAAAGGCTATAAATGATGATGTTGATAGTGGAGGAAACCCTATAAATGTAGCTCATTTAATTTTTAAGATTATAAATACCAAAAAGCCTAAAATACATTATAAAGTGGGTGATTTTATGCAAAAATTTTCACTTATTTTAAAAAATATACTTCCTGATAAAGTGTATGAGAAATTACTTTTAAACCATTATAAATTGTAA
- a CDS encoding ABC-F family ATP-binding cassette domain-containing protein → MLSVSNLSVQFGKRVLFDDVNISFTQGNCYGVIGANGAGKSTLLKIMAGKMDPTSGHVNLEPGKRMSILEQNHNEYDEINVLETVVTGNKPLAIIKKEMDALYADYDDKNADRIGELQVQFEEMNGWNADSDAAALLSNLGIPADLHYTMMADLDSKLKVRVLLAQALFGNPDVLIMDEPTNDLDYETISWLENFLANYDNTVIVVSHDRHFLDSVCTHIADIDFGKLNLFSGNYTFWYESSQLAARQRAQQNKKSEEKAKELQEFIMRFSANVAKSKQATSRKKMLSKLKIEDIKPSSRRYPAIIFEREREAGDQILNVENLSATSEDGDLLFNDLNINLAKGDKVVVFSKDSRATTAFYEIINGNRKAGTGEYQWGITTNQSYLPADNHSFFESEDSLVDWLREWAKTEEEREEVYVRGFLGKMLFSGDEALKKCSVLSGGEKVRCMLSRMMMLRANVLMLDEPTNHLDLESITAFNNSLKNFKGTILFTTHDHEFAQTVANRVIELTPNGAIDRYLTFDDYMSDKSIKEQREKMYAVKA, encoded by the coding sequence ATGTTATCTGTATCTAATCTATCGGTGCAATTTGGAAAAAGAGTTTTGTTTGATGATGTAAATATTTCATTTACTCAAGGAAACTGTTATGGAGTTATTGGTGCTAATGGAGCAGGGAAATCTACTTTATTAAAAATTATGGCTGGCAAAATGGATCCAACATCTGGCCATGTAAACCTGGAGCCAGGTAAGAGAATGTCTATTCTTGAGCAAAACCATAATGAGTATGATGAAATAAATGTACTTGAAACAGTAGTTACGGGTAATAAGCCTTTAGCTATTATAAAAAAGGAAATGGATGCCTTGTATGCAGATTATGATGATAAAAATGCAGATAGAATAGGGGAGTTACAAGTTCAGTTCGAAGAAATGAATGGTTGGAACGCAGATAGTGATGCTGCTGCGTTACTATCAAACTTAGGTATACCAGCCGACCTTCATTATACGATGATGGCCGATTTAGATTCTAAATTAAAAGTAAGAGTGTTATTGGCTCAAGCTTTATTTGGTAATCCTGATGTTTTGATAATGGATGAACCTACCAACGATTTGGATTATGAAACAATTAGTTGGTTAGAGAACTTTTTAGCAAACTACGATAATACAGTAATAGTAGTATCTCATGACCGTCACTTTTTAGATTCTGTATGTACGCATATAGCAGATATTGATTTCGGAAAATTAAATTTATTTTCGGGTAATTATACATTCTGGTACGAGAGTAGCCAGTTAGCTGCAAGACAAAGAGCTCAACAAAATAAGAAATCAGAAGAGAAAGCAAAAGAATTACAAGAGTTTATTATGCGTTTTAGCGCAAACGTTGCAAAGAGTAAGCAGGCAACTTCTCGTAAAAAAATGCTTTCTAAATTAAAAATAGAAGATATTAAGCCTTCTAGTAGAAGATACCCTGCAATTATATTTGAAAGAGAGCGTGAAGCGGGAGATCAAATATTAAATGTAGAAAATTTATCTGCTACTTCTGAAGATGGTGATTTATTATTTAATGATTTAAATATAAATTTAGCAAAAGGAGATAAGGTTGTTGTTTTTTCAAAAGACTCTAGAGCAACAACTGCTTTTTACGAAATTATAAACGGTAACAGAAAAGCAGGTACGGGTGAGTATCAATGGGGTATTACTACAAATCAATCTTATTTACCAGCAGACAATCATTCTTTTTTCGAAAGTGAAGATAGTTTAGTAGATTGGTTAAGAGAATGGGCAAAAACTGAAGAAGAAAGAGAAGAGGTTTATGTTCGTGGCTTTTTAGGTAAAATGCTTTTTAGTGGAGATGAAGCTTTGAAAAAGTGTTCTGTATTATCTGGAGGAGAAAAAGTTCGTTGTATGTTAAGTAGAATGATGATGTTGCGTGCTAATGTTTTAATGTTAGATGAGCCAACAAACCATTTAGATTTAGAGAGTATTACAGCGTTTAATAACTCGTTAAAGAACTTTAAAGGAACAATTTTATTTACAACTCATGATCATGAATTTGCTCAAACTGTAGCAAATAGAGTAATAGAATTAACGCCAAATGGAGCTATTGATAGATATTTAACTTTTGATGATTACATGTCAGATAAATCTATTAAAGAACAAAGAGAGAAAATGTATGCTGTTAAAGCTTAA
- a CDS encoding thioredoxin-like domain-containing protein, with product MNKYSFYFFFLALIGCNIDKKETLTVLAGQIINPTSETVILYKDEIAIDSARLDTQNRFSITLKNIDEGLYNFRHAPQYQYVYLSKGDSLLIRLNTIYFDESLVFSGKGEEINNFLVEIFLTDEDEESLINKYYKLESTAFSKKIDSLRELKLKLLAELNIENNLSEKSLEIANASINYNAYITKEKYPFKNAKRNSFSEIDKDFYDYRKELNFNNKELTYFTPYYDFMKRHFDNLAFEDCTKSCKAGELIIINQLHFNNHKLELIDSIVKEKDLRDNLFRNVAMSYFLKVHDTPENNKQFLDEFHKLSINNKHNNEIHDLYEGVINMQPTNHMPNVNVLDSIGNVISLKEISEQDKDVVFYFWSSKNKRHFSNITKQVTKLSEANPNLKFIGISLTQEQQEWQTMVKSFNKNFENQYQAEDIDKLRRTLIIDGLNKAILIKDGVILDAYKDMYSKF from the coding sequence ATGAATAAATATTCTTTTTACTTTTTTTTCTTAGCTCTTATCGGGTGTAATATAGACAAAAAAGAAACCTTAACAGTTTTAGCTGGACAGATTATAAACCCTACTAGCGAGACCGTTATTTTATATAAAGATGAGATTGCTATTGACTCTGCTAGGCTAGATACTCAAAATAGATTCTCAATTACTTTAAAAAATATCGACGAAGGCTTATATAATTTTCGTCACGCTCCACAATACCAATACGTATACTTATCTAAAGGAGACAGTCTTTTAATTAGACTTAACACTATTTATTTTGATGAGTCTTTGGTTTTTTCAGGTAAAGGAGAAGAAATAAATAACTTTTTAGTAGAAATTTTTCTAACAGATGAAGATGAAGAGTCTTTAATCAATAAATATTATAAATTAGAATCAACTGCTTTTTCTAAAAAAATAGATTCACTTAGAGAGTTAAAGTTAAAATTATTAGCTGAATTAAATATAGAGAATAACCTTTCTGAAAAATCATTAGAAATAGCAAATGCAAGTATTAACTACAATGCTTATATAACTAAAGAAAAATATCCTTTTAAAAATGCAAAACGAAATTCGTTTTCTGAAATTGACAAGGATTTTTATGATTATAGAAAAGAGCTAAACTTCAACAATAAAGAGCTTACATACTTTACACCTTATTATGACTTTATGAAACGTCATTTTGATAATTTGGCGTTCGAAGATTGTACTAAAAGTTGTAAAGCTGGAGAATTGATTATAATAAATCAACTACACTTCAACAACCACAAACTAGAACTTATCGACAGTATTGTTAAAGAAAAAGACTTAAGAGATAATTTGTTTAGAAATGTAGCAATGAGCTATTTTTTAAAAGTGCACGATACACCTGAAAATAATAAGCAGTTTTTAGATGAATTTCATAAGCTTTCAATAAACAACAAACATAATAACGAAATTCATGATTTATATGAAGGTGTAATTAATATGCAACCTACTAACCATATGCCTAATGTTAATGTATTAGATAGTATTGGTAATGTAATTTCATTAAAAGAAATATCGGAACAAGATAAAGATGTTGTTTTCTATTTTTGGTCTAGTAAAAACAAAAGACATTTTTCTAATATCACAAAACAAGTTACCAAACTATCTGAAGCTAACCCTAACTTAAAGTTTATTGGTATTAGCCTTACTCAAGAACAACAAGAGTGGCAAACGATGGTGAAGTCTTTCAATAAAAATTTTGAAAACCAATACCAAGCAGAAGATATTGATAAGTTACGCAGAACATTAATTATAGATGGTTTAAATAAAGCTATTTTAATTAAAGATGGCGTTATTTTAGATGCTTATAAAGATATGTACTCTAAATTTTAA
- a CDS encoding LytTR family DNA-binding domain-containing protein gives MEYEYTIINSDASSSHELRSQLSNFSEFICAGVSNNCTDGLNLILKEIPEIVFINLSKDSISCFSMIAELHQYLKCTPLIIGYSNTKDQAYDAIKNGFFDYWILPLNEFDIRKTSFRLQKTQLKVENPYTTLCLKSYRDYRYIDTNEIMYLKADNNTTDVIMKDGSIINAYKTLKTFENRLPNNFIRIHQSYILNTNYISRINYGKSICALKGETQLPFSKSYKENIDSLKKTLTKSTITTLN, from the coding sequence ATGGAGTATGAATACACTATTATAAATTCAGATGCATCTTCTAGTCATGAATTAAGGTCTCAGTTATCAAATTTCTCTGAATTTATTTGCGCTGGTGTTTCTAACAACTGCACAGATGGTTTAAATTTAATATTAAAAGAAATACCTGAAATTGTATTTATTAACCTCTCTAAAGATAGCATTAGTTGTTTTTCGATGATTGCTGAGCTACATCAATATCTAAAATGTACACCCCTAATAATAGGCTACTCGAACACTAAAGACCAAGCATATGATGCTATAAAAAATGGTTTTTTTGATTACTGGATACTTCCTTTGAATGAATTTGATATCAGAAAAACATCTTTTAGGCTTCAAAAAACTCAATTAAAAGTAGAAAATCCTTACACGACACTCTGCCTAAAATCTTATCGAGATTATAGATATATTGATACTAATGAGATTATGTATTTAAAAGCTGATAATAACACTACCGATGTAATCATGAAAGATGGATCGATTATAAATGCCTATAAAACACTAAAAACTTTTGAAAATAGATTACCTAATAATTTTATAAGAATACACCAAAGCTATATTTTAAATACAAATTACATAAGCAGAATTAACTATGGAAAATCTATTTGTGCTTTAAAAGGAGAAACTCAACTACCTTTTTCAAAATCGTATAAAGAGAATATTGATAGTTTAAAAAAAACATTAACCAAAAGTACAATAACCACATTAAATTAA
- the fsa gene encoding fructose-6-phosphate aldolase, with the protein MKFFIDTANLAQIKEAQELGVLDGVTTNPSLMAKEGITGKNNILKHYVDICNIVDGDVSAEVISTELSEMIKEGEELAELHDQIVVKLPMIKDGIKACKYFSDKGIRTNLTLVFSPGQALLAAKAGATYVSPFIGRLDDISTDGLNLIAEIRHIYDNYGFETQILAASVRHTMHVIDCAKLGSDVMTGPLSAIEGLLKHPLTDSGLAKFLEDYKKGN; encoded by the coding sequence ATGAAATTTTTTATCGATACTGCTAACTTAGCACAAATAAAAGAAGCTCAGGAATTAGGTGTTTTAGATGGTGTTACAACAAACCCATCTTTAATGGCTAAAGAAGGCATTACTGGAAAAAATAATATTCTAAAACATTATGTAGACATATGTAATATTGTTGATGGAGATGTTTCTGCTGAAGTTATTTCAACTGAATTATCAGAAATGATTAAAGAAGGTGAAGAACTTGCTGAATTACACGATCAAATCGTTGTTAAATTACCAATGATAAAAGATGGTATTAAAGCTTGTAAGTACTTTAGTGATAAAGGTATTAGAACTAACTTAACTTTAGTTTTCTCTCCTGGTCAAGCATTATTAGCGGCTAAAGCAGGTGCAACTTATGTATCTCCTTTTATTGGTCGTTTAGATGATATATCTACAGATGGTTTAAATTTAATTGCTGAAATTCGTCATATATACGATAATTATGGTTTTGAAACTCAAATTTTAGCAGCATCTGTTAGACATACAATGCATGTTATCGATTGTGCTAAATTAGGATCAGATGTAATGACAGGACCTTTATCTGCAATTGAAGGTTTATTAAAGCATCCACTTACAGATAGCGGCCTTGCTAAATTCTTAGAAGATTATAAGAAAGGGAACTAA
- a CDS encoding glutaminyl-peptide cyclotransferase: MKIVSILIFTCISLLFSACGSSNTPASELFEIQLNGKESEFQQNESVVISLKNVKNKTIENVSYTIDGKALAVSDNTIQLDILKLGNKTIIATVNYEGKSEEVSKNFKLLSANAPEIYTYEIINEFPHDQKAFTQGLEFYKDTLYESTGRKGQSSLRKLDYKTGEILKKVDLDNTYFGEGITILNDKIYMLTWQSGLGFIYDAKNLDKIDSFKYGASKEGWGFANNGEKLYKSDGTEKIWLLNPDNLTEETHIETVTNKSIFNKTNELEYVDGKIYANVWQKESMMIINAKSGAIEGVINFGGLKDNVTKHADLDVLNGIAYSKERGTFFVTGKNWDKLFEVKIMKK, encoded by the coding sequence ATGAAAATAGTTAGTATCCTCATTTTTACATGTATCTCGTTATTATTTTCAGCATGTGGTAGCAGTAATACTCCAGCTTCTGAACTTTTCGAAATTCAATTAAACGGAAAAGAAAGTGAGTTTCAACAAAATGAAAGCGTAGTCATATCATTAAAAAACGTAAAAAATAAAACTATTGAAAATGTTTCTTACACTATAGATGGTAAAGCTTTAGCTGTTTCAGACAATACTATTCAGCTAGATATACTTAAATTAGGTAACAAAACCATTATTGCTACTGTAAATTATGAAGGTAAATCTGAAGAAGTATCAAAAAATTTCAAACTTTTATCTGCCAATGCTCCTGAAATTTATACCTATGAAATTATAAATGAATTTCCACACGACCAAAAAGCATTTACACAAGGGCTTGAGTTTTATAAAGATACACTTTACGAAAGTACGGGTCGAAAAGGGCAATCTTCTTTAAGAAAACTTGACTACAAAACTGGTGAAATATTAAAAAAAGTAGATTTAGATAACACTTATTTTGGAGAAGGTATTACAATTTTGAACGATAAGATATACATGCTTACATGGCAAAGTGGTTTAGGTTTTATATATGATGCTAAAAATTTAGATAAAATAGATAGTTTTAAATACGGAGCTAGTAAAGAAGGTTGGGGTTTTGCTAATAATGGTGAAAAGCTTTATAAGAGTGATGGTACTGAAAAAATATGGCTTTTAAACCCTGATAATTTAACAGAAGAAACACATATTGAAACCGTAACAAATAAATCTATATTTAATAAAACCAATGAATTAGAATATGTAGATGGTAAAATATATGCCAACGTATGGCAAAAAGAAAGCATGATGATTATTAATGCAAAAAGTGGAGCTATTGAAGGTGTTATTAATTTTGGAGGCTTAAAAGATAATGTTACAAAGCATGCTGATTTAGATGTATTAAATGGTATCGCTTATAGCAAGGAAAGAGGAACTTTTTTTGTGACTGGAAAAAATTGGGATAAGTTATTTGAGGTTAAAATTATGAAAAAGTAA
- a CDS encoding thioesterase family protein: protein MVKTFDKIIKVTQEDLDDLNHVNNVRYVQWIQDIAKEHWQEKASKEIIEKSIWVVKSHFIEYKKAAVINDIITVKTYIKSSKGALSIRIVEMFDNKSNELLLKSKTEWVLLDAITYKPIRISEEIIAVFK from the coding sequence ATGGTGAAAACCTTTGACAAAATCATTAAAGTTACTCAAGAAGATTTAGATGATTTAAACCACGTAAATAATGTACGCTATGTTCAATGGATACAGGATATAGCAAAAGAACATTGGCAAGAAAAAGCTTCAAAAGAAATTATTGAAAAAAGTATTTGGGTTGTAAAAAGTCATTTTATAGAGTATAAAAAAGCTGCTGTTATAAATGATATTATAACAGTTAAAACATACATAAAATCATCTAAAGGAGCCTTATCTATCAGAATTGTAGAAATGTTTGATAACAAAAGTAATGAGTTGCTACTTAAGTCAAAAACAGAATGGGTATTATTAGATGCCATTACCTATAAACCTATTCGAATTTCTGAAGAAATTATAGCCGTTTTTAAATAA